One region of Arvicola amphibius chromosome 3, mArvAmp1.2, whole genome shotgun sequence genomic DNA includes:
- the LOC119809451 gene encoding uncharacterized protein LOC119809451: MGQSLITPLSLTLQHWRDVQDIANNQSVEVRKRRWVTFCSSEWPTFNVGWPRDGTFDLTNISQVKAKVMDPGPHGHPDQVAYIVTWEAMAYDPPPWVKPFVPPTPPLPPSAPSLPPPLLPTPTGPPSRSSLYPTLTDPSKIKPPPPQVLPAGDDLLVDLLTEDPPPYREQALPPQVADSTDENEGPAAPSPAAPSPMAARLRGRRDQQLAADSTSSQAFPLRTGGNGQLQYWPFSSSDLYNWKNNNPSFSEDPVRLTALIESVLITHQPTWDDCQQLLQTLLTSEEKQRVLLEARKAVRGTNGRPTQLPNEIDAAFPLERPNWDFTTQEGRNHLILYRQLLIAGLHGAGRRPTNLAKVKQVLQGPGETPSAFLERLKEAYRRYTPYDPEDPGQETSVAMSFIWQSAPDIKRRLEHLENLRESSLRDLLKEVNAGKSKFGTGIRVRGHRPGTHWEIDFTEIKPGQYGYKYLLVFVDTFSGWVEAYPTKHETAKIVTKKLLEEIFPRYGMPQVLGTDNGPAFVSQTLLTVPLCKLTYRHSRPCREKSGSHLLPLTKTSWTDQ; the protein is encoded by the exons ATGGGACAGTCCTTAATTACCCCTTTGAGTCTAACTTTACAGCACTGGAGGGACGTCCAGGACATTGCGAACAACCAGTCCGTGGAAGTCCGAAAAAGGCGTTGGGTCACTTTCTGTTCGTCTGAATGGCCCACGTTTAACGTGGGCTGGCCGAGGGATGGTACATTCGACCTTACTAATATTTCACAGGTCAAAGCCAAAGTGATGGACCCCGGCCCTCATGGGCACCCAGACCAAGTTGCCTACATCGTGACTTGGGAAGCAATGGCATATGATCCACCACCATGGGTTaagccttttgtccctcccacacccccacttcctccGTCTGCTCCCTCCttaccccctccactcctccccactCCAACAGGACCCCCATCCCGCTCATCTCTATATCCGACTCTTACTGACCCCTCAAAAATCAAACCTCCTCCTCCGCAGGTTCTGCCCGCGGGGGATGACCTATTGGTAGACCTCCTCACGGAGGACCCCCCTCCCTACCGAGAACAGGCCCTCCCGCCTCAGGTGGCCGACTCGACCGATGAAAACGAGGGGCCTGCCGCGCCATCTCCCGCTGCTCCGTCCCCCATGGCAGCCCGCTTAAGGGGACGGCGAGACCAGCAGCTGGCCGCGGATTCTACTTCCTCTCAGGCATTCCCTCTCCGGACCGGAGGAAATGGCCAACTACAATACTGGCCGTTCTCCTCCTCCGACCtatataactggaaaaataacaatCCCTCTTTTTCTGAAGACCCAGTTAGGCTGACTGCTCTAATTGAGTCGGTCCTGATTACTCATCAGCCCACCTGGGATGATTGCCAACAATTACtgcagactttgctgacttcggaggagaagcagagagtcctCCTGGAGGCTCGAAAGGCGGTTCGGGGAACAAACGGACGTCCCACCCAGCTGCCTAATGAAATAGATGCCGCTTTTCCCCTCGAACGTCCCAACTGGGACTTCACCACCCAGGAAGGTAGGAATCACCTAATTCTCTATCGCCAGTTGCTCATAGCGGGTCTCCATGGGGCAGGCCGACGCCCCACCAACCTGGCTAAAGTTAAACAGGTATTGCAGGGACCAGGAGAAACTCCCTCAGCGTTCTTAGAGCGACTCAAAGAAGCCTATCGTAGATACACCCCTTATGACCCAGAAGATCCAGGGCAAGAAACTAGCGTAGCTATGTCTTTCATTTGGCAATCTGCTCCGGATATCAAACGCAGACTCGAGCACCTAGAAAACTTAAGGGAGAGTTCGCTCAGGGACCtactaaaggag GTCAATGCTGGAAAATCCAAATTCGGGACAGGAATCCGGGTACGAGGACACCGACCAGGTACCCATTGGGAAATTGATTTCACTGAAATTAAGCCTGGACAATATGGATACAAATATCTGTTGGTATTTGTTGACACCTTCTCCGGATGGGTAGAAGCCTACCCGACCAAACATGAAACAGCCAAGATAGTGACCAAGAAGCTGTTGGAAGAGATTTTCCCCAGGTACGGCATGCCCCAGGTACTGGGAACCGACAATGGGCCCGCCTTTGTCTCCCAG ACTTTGCTAACAGTCCCTCTTTGCAAGCTCACTTACAGGCACTCCAGGCCGTGCAGAGAGAAGTCTGGAAGCCACTTGCTGCCGCTTACAAAGACCAGCTGGACAGACCAGTGA
- the LOC119810128 gene encoding MLV-related proviral Env polyprotein-like — MEGSTFSKPSKDKTYSGAPLIILWALLGLGEGGEAKSPHTVYNITWRVTNLMTGQVANSTSMLETTKDVFPTLYFDLCDLVGDSWNPSDQEPFSGYGCHHPGGRHGTRARDFYVCPGQNFRKECGGPADGYCAQWGCETTGDAYWKPSSSWDLITLKRGTTPGYTGAGPWVCSKDWCGPCYDSLTKNVTGATLGGRCNPLILDFTAQGKTAVWDGPKSWGLRLYRSGYDPVTIFSLTRQIASVSSTVAVGPNAVLSEQKPPSQPAPPPRPRPVPAQNPSTTLAPSSHNNTPTPLQGTGDRLLNLIQGAYSTLNYTSPNLTEECWLCLVSRPPYYEGVAIIGNYTNQTEATAYCTSPSQHKLTLSEVSGRGTCVGGVPKTHESLCNSTHPLQTSSTGYLVAPNGTYWACSTGLTPCVSLTVLNTTSDYCVLIELWPRVTYHTPSYIYEQFEERPRIRREPVSLTLALMLGGLTVGGIAAGVGTGTAALVETQQFQQLQAVMHTDIKALEESVSALEKSLTSLSEVFLQNRRGLDVLFLQQGGLCAALKEECCFYADHTGVVRDNMAKLRERLKQRQQLFESQQGWFEGWFNRSPWFTTLISSIMGPLIIILLILLFGPCILNRLVQFMKDRLSVIQALVLTQQYHQLKQFDPEDVENRVS, encoded by the coding sequence ATGGAAGGTTCAACGTTCTCAAAACCCTCTAAAGATAAGACTTACTCGGGAGCCCCCCTAATCATTTTATGGGCCCTGCTAGGACTGGGAGAGGGGGGGGAAGCCAAGAGCCCTCATACAGTTTATAATATAACTTGGAGAGTCACTAACCTTATGACAGGACAGGTTGCCAATTCCACCTCCATGCTGGAAACCACGAAAGATGTCTTTCCAACCCTATACTTTGACCTCTGTGACCTAGTGGGGGATTCATGGAATCCATCAGACCAGGAGCCATTCTCCGGGTATGGCTGCCACCACCCTGGGGGACGGCATGGAACAAGAGCCAGGGATTTCTATGTGTGCCCAGgtcaaaactttagaaaagaatgcGGGGGGCCCGCAGATGGGTACTGTGCCCAATGGGGCTGCGAAACCACCGGAGACGCCTACTGGAAGCCATCCTCTTCCTGGGACCTAATCACCCTTAAGCGAGGAACCACCCCTGGTTACACGGGTGCAGGACCTTGGGTATGCAGCAAGGACTGGTGTGGCCCCTGTTATGACTCCTTGACTAAAAATGTTACGGGGGCCACCTTAGGAGGCAGATGCAATCCTCTGATCCTCGACTTTACCGCCCAAGGCAAAACAGCAGTCTGGGATGGTCCCAAGTCCTGGGGACTGCGTCTCTATCGCTCAGGATATGACCCTGTCACTATATTCTCCTTAACGAGGCAAATAGCTTCTGTCTCATCAACAGTAGCTGTCGGGCCAAACGCGGTCTTGTCAGAACAGAAGCCCCCTTCTCAGCCAGCACCCCCTCCCAGACCCAGACCAGTTCCCGCCCAAAATCCCTCCACTACCTTGGCCCCATCTTCACACAATAATACTCCAACTCCTCTGCAGGGTACAGGGGACAGACTCCTCAATCTAATCCAGGGGGCATACTCGACCCTCAACTATACCAGTCCAAACTTGACCGAGGAATGCTGGCTATGTCTGGTTTCGAGGCCCCCATACTATGAGGGAGTAGCTATAATTGGCAATTATACCAACCAAACTGAAGCCACGGCCTATTGTACATCCCCCTCCCAACATAAACTTACCCTGTCAGAGGTATCGGGTCGAGGGACCTGTGTGGGAGGAGTCCCTAAAACCCACGAGTCACTGTGCAACAGTACCCATCCACTTCAGACTTCCTCCACTGGATATCTGGTGGCACCCAATGGAACCTACTGGGCATGCAGTACGGGTCTCACTCCCTGTGTTTCCCTTACGGTCCTTAACACAACCTCTGACTATTGCGTGTTAATAGAGCTATGGCCCAGAGTAACCTATCATACCCCTTCATATATTTATGAACAATTTGAAGAGAGGCCACGAATTAGACGGGAACCAGTGTCCCTCACACTGGCCCTTATGCTGGGAGGACTGACAGTAGGGGGAATAGCTgcgggagtgggaacagggaccGCTGCACTAGTTGAGACCCAACAGTTCCAACAATTACAAGCAGTCATGCACACAGATATCAAGGCCTTGGAGGAATCAGTCAGTGCCTTAGAAAAGTCCTTGACTTCCTTATCCGAAGTGTTCCTGCAGAACAGACGGGGGTTGGATGTTCTATTCCTACAGCAAGGGGGGCTTTGCGCAGCCCTAAAAgaggaatgttgcttctatgctGATCACACAGGTGTAGTCAGGGACAATATGGCAAAACTCAGGGAACGACTCAAGCAGAGACAGCAGTTATTTGAGTCACAACAAGGTTGGTTCGAGGGTTGGTTCAACAGATCTCCATGGTTTACCACCCTAATCTCCTCCATAATGGGCCCCCTCATAATCATACTGTTAATCTTGCTGTTCGGGCCTTGTATCCTCAACCGTCTGGTTCAGTTCATGAAAGACAGGCTGTCAGTTATACAGGCCTTGGTcttgacccaacaataccaccaaCTTAAACAGTTTGACCCTGAAGATGTAGAAAACCGAGTCAGCTGA